The genomic segment TGAGGTCGGCAAGGCGATGGCCAACCAGCCCGGCTGCAAGACCGGAGCCTCACCGTCGGCCACCTGACCGGGACCGGCGACCGGACCGGCGACATGACGCATTGACCGGACCGGCGACCCCGACCGGCGACATGACGCGTTGACCGGACCGGCGACATGACGCGCCCGGCGCGTCCCTGACCCGATCCGAGGATCCGACACGGCCCGGCACCCCTCCGGGGGGCGCCGGGCCGCGCTCGGTCCGCGACAATGGGGGCGTGAGTACCCCGCCCCTCTCCAAAGCCCCGCCCCTCCCCGCCCCGGACCACGCGGAACAGCTGCGTGACGCCCTGCGGGCCGCCGCCTTCACCGCCGACGGCTGCCTCGATCTGCTCGGCGCCACCGCCTACGCGGCCCTGTCCCGGGCCGAGACCGTGCCCGCGCTGCGCGCCACGCGCGGCGGCAGCCCGCTGGAGTCGCTGGTGCGGCTCTTCCTGCTGCAGCGGCCGGTGACCCACGAGCGGCTGCGCGCCGCGCTGCCCGTCGACGTGTGCCTCGCCGACGGCTGGCTGGTCAGGGACGGCGACGAGCTGCGCGCCACCGTGGACGTACGCCCGTACGCCGGGGACGGCGGCGAGGACTGGTGGATCGTCTCCGACCTCGGCTGCGCCGTCGGCGGGGCCGGCGGCATCGGCACGGCGCCCGGCGTGGACCGGGCCGATCTGGTGCTGGGCGTCGGAGGGGCCTCCACGACGCTCGCGGGCCTCACCGTCCGCGACCCGGCGGGCTCCGCGCTCGACCTCGGCACCGGCTCAGGCGTCCAGGCGCTGCACGCCTCCCGGCACGCCACCCGCGTCACCGCGACCGATGTGAACGCCCGCGCCCTGCACTTCGCGCGGCTCACCCTCGCGCTCTCCGGCGCGCCGGAGGCCGATCTGCGGCAGGGCAGCCTCTTCGAGCCGGTCGGCGAGGACCGCTTCGACCTGATCGTGTCCAACCCGCCGTTCGTCATCTCCCCGGCGGGCCGCTTCACGTACCGCGACGGCGGGATGCGGGGCGACGACCTGTGCCGCACCCTCGTCCAGCAGTCCGCCGCGCACCTCAACGACGGCGGCTACTGCCAGCTCCTCGCCAACTGGCAGCACACCGAGGGCGAGGACTGGCGGGAGCGGCTGGCCGGCTGGGTGCCGCGCGGCTGCGACGCCTGGATCGTGCAGCGCGAGGTCCAGGACATCACCCAGTACGCCGAGCTGTGGCTGCGCGACGGCGGTGACCACCGCGACGACCCCGAGCGGTACGCGGCCCGCTACGACGCCTGGCTGGACGAGTTCGAGCAGCGCAAGGTCAAGGGCATCGGCTTCGGCTGGATCACCCTCCGCAAGTCCGGCTCCGACCGGCCGGCGATCACCGCCGAGGAATGGCCGCACCCCGTGGAGCAGCCGCTCGGCGCGCACATCAAGGACTGGTTCGTCCGCCAGGACTTCCTGCGCACGCACGACGACGCGGCGCTGCTGGAGGCGCGCTTCCGGCTCGCCGACGAGGTGGTGCAGGAGCAGGTGGGCCTGCCGGGCGCCGAGGACCCGGAGCACGTGGTGCTGCGCGCCAACCGCGGTATGCGGCGCGCCACCAAGGTCGACACGGTGGGCGCGGGCTTCGCGGGCGTGTGCGACGGGACGCTGCCGGCCGGCCGGATCCTCGACGCCATCGCGCAGCTGCTGGGGGAGGACCCGGTGATACTGCGCGACCGGACGCCGGAATCGATCCGGCTCCTCGTCGAGCAGGGGTTCCTGGACCCGGTGGACAACTGACCGGAGCCCATCGGGCACTGGTGCGCGCCGGACACACCTCGGCCCGCTCCCGAGCGGAGTACGGAGAGCGGGCCGAGGCGGGGCGATCAGCGGGGCCGGGGACTAGCCCTGCAGCACACGACCGTTGGAGTCGGTGCGGTCCTTGCTGGTGAAGAAGATGATGGCGTCGATGAACGACCAGATGCCGCAGCCGCCGAGGGTGAACAGCTGGCCGAGGGCCATGCCCGTGTGGCCGGTGTAGAAGCGCCCGATGCCGAGGGTGCCGAGGAAGAGCTGCAGCAGACCCGCGGTGATCTTGGACTTGTCCGACAGCGGACGACCCTGCGGGTCGTAACCGAACGGGGCGTCGGGCGTGGGCGTGGCCATGGATGGCTCCTTGCGTTGGGGACGAAACACCAAAGGGACGTGCGTAGGTGCCCCGCCCCCGATGCGTGGCCTGATCCTGGCAGCAACGCCTGTCGGGAGTCACATCATTTGACCGGACTTCATGAAAACGTGATCAGAGGTGTGCTAGTTGATGTTCCGCAGTACACCCCAGACCAGCGCCCCCGCGATGAGGACCGCCTGGTACCGGCCCGGGATCACCGGCCGGTACGTCCGGCCGCGCAGCCCCTCCGCGAGCCAGCGGCCGTAGAGGAACAGGCCCACCGGCGCGAGTACGAACAGGGCGGCGTTGTCATGGAATGCGCCGGGCACATCACCATGCATCAGGTCATAGACCATGCGCGTCGCACCGCACCCGGGACAGAGCAGCCCGGTCGCCCAGTTGAACGGGCAGCGCGGCAACAGGTGCCCCGGTTCGTGCGGGTTGGTCGTCCAGAGGTACCCGGCGCCCGCGAGGAGCGTGAGCGGGACCGAGGCCGGGTGCGAGACGAGGCGCCGCACCCGGCCGGCGGTCGGCCGCAGTCGGGTTTCAGCCACGCAGGACGCGACCCTGCGAGTCGGTGTTGTTGTTGCCGGTCAGCAGGATGATGCCGTCGATCAGCGACCAGATGCCGCAGCCGCCGAGCGTGAAGAGCTGGCCGAGCGCCATGCCGATGTGGCCGGTGTAGAACCGGCCCACGCCGAAGCCGCCCAGGAACAGCGAGAGCAGCCCCGCCGTCACCTTCGACTTGTCGGAGTACGGGCGGCCGTAGGGGTCGTAGCCGTACGGGGCGGCCGGGTCGCCGGTGTACGCGCCGGGCTGCGCGTAGCCGGGCTGCATGCCCGGCTGCTGCGGGTAGCCGTAACCGGGCTGGCCGCCGGCCGGCTGGCCGTACGGGTTCTGCGGGGGCTGCTGCGGCTGGCCGTACTGCGGGTAGCCGTATGCCGCGCCCGGCTGCTGCTGCGGGTCCTGCGGCTGGCCGTACGGGTTCTGGTCGGACATGGCGGGTGGCTCCCCCTGCTGAGAAACGTCGGGCGTCGGACACATCGTTTTTCGGTCGACGCCGCACATCTTTCCAGCTCGCCCGAGTGCACGTCCCGCCCGGGGCAGAATGCGAGGGTGATCCGCATAGAACTCGACGAGGCGTCGCTCGGCCGCACACGCATCGCCATGAGTCCCCTGTGGGACGCGTTCTGCAGCCTCCACCTGGCGAAGCCGGGCCGGGAGCCGTCCTGGCCGTACCGGAAATGGGTCGGCCGGGCCCGGCACGTCCTGGCGTCCGACGACCGGACGGAACCGCTGCGCGCCCTGCTGGACGGCCCGCTCGGCTTCCCCGACTTCATGCTGCCGCGGCCGCTCGGCACCAGCTCGGTCGAGGCGGAACTGGACGTGCTGCGGGCCACCACGGGCGAAACGGTGCGGCTGCAGATCGCCGAGCACTTCCCCGACGGGCTGCCCGAGCTGTACCGCCCCTACCTCGACGATCCGCGCCGCGCCTGCGGCGAGCTCGCCGACGCCTACGCCGCCTACTGGTACGCCGTCCTCGAACCGCACTGGCCGGTCATGCGCCGGCTGGTCGAGGACGAGGTCCTCATCCGGGCCCGGACGTTCGCCACCGAGGGCGTCGACGCGCTCTTCGCCGGCCTGGAGGCCCGCGCCCGCTGGAACCCGCCGGTCCTGGAACTGACCAAGCACATCGAGGCCGACTACCGGGCGGGGGAGCGCAGTCTGCTGCTGGTGCCGCTGGTCTTCGCCGAGGGCTGCCGGTTGTACTCCACCGACGACCCGGGCGTCATGGCCGTCTCCTTCCAGGCCCGCGGCGCGGGCGCGCTGCGCGACGAGCCCGAGGAGCGCACCGACGACCGGCTCGGCGCGCTGCTCGGGCGCGGGCGGGCGACCGTGCTGCGGGAGTTGGCCGCGCCGCTCACCACGGCCGGCCTCGCCGACCGGCTGGGGCTGGCGCCCTCGACGGTCTCGGAGCACCTGTCCGTGCTCGCCGAGGCCGACGTCGTCAGCCGCCACCGGGTCGGCCGCAGCGTCTACTACCAGCTCACGGACACCGGCCGGGCGCTGCTCGCGCTGCTCAGCGGGGAGAACGTGCTCCAAGCGGTCTCCTGACGCCCGGGCCCCCGGCCGGCCGTGACCGGCGGAACGGGTGACGATTCGGGGGCCACCGAATCAGTCGCCGGCGCCCGCCCCCGCTTCGTAGCGTCGCCCGCATGCTGGCAATCGACGCGCACGAGCTGCGGCGCACCTACCGTTCCCGCACCGGATGGCTGCGCCCGCGCACCACCGAGACCGAGGCCGTCCGCGGAGTCACCTTCCAGGTGCGGCGCGGTGAGCTGTTCGGGCTGCTCGGCCCCAACGGCGCGGGCAAGACCACCACCATCAAGATGCTCAACACGCTGCTGCTGCCCACCGGCGGCGCGGCCCGGGTCCTCGGCCATGACGTGGCCACCGACCCCGTCGCCGTACGCCGCAGGATCGGCTACGTCTTCGGCGGCGACCGAGGTCTGTACGAGCGCCTCTCCGCACTCGACAACCTCCGCTACTTCGCCGAGCTGTACGGCGTCGAACCCCGTGAGCAGAAGCGCCGGATCGCCGAACTCCTCGACCTCACCGGGCTGACCGGGCGCGAACGCGAACGCGTCGAGGGGTACTCGCGCGGAATGCGCCAGCGGCTGCACATCGCCCGCGGGCTGCTGCACCGGCCCGAGGTGCTGTTCCTCGACGAGCCGTCGATCGGCGTCGACCCGGTCGCCGCCCGCGAACTGCGCCGCACCGTCGCGGACCTGCGGGCGGGCGGCACGACCGTGCTGCTCACCACCCACTACATGGCCGAGGCCGACGAGTTGTGCGACCGCATCGCCGTCATCGCGGGCGGTGAGATCCGCGCGCTCGACACCCCGGAGCGGCTGAAGACGCGCGTCCAGGAGCGCGCGGTCACCGAGATCGAGGCGTACGGGGCGGCCGAGGAGCAGCTGGCGGGAATCCGGGCGCTGCCGGGCGTACGCGGTGTCGCCGTCGAGGACCGCGGCCATGTCCAGGTGCTGACCGTCCAGGCGGAACGCGACGCGGATCTGCACGGGCCCGTGCTCGGGGCCCTCGACGGTGTCCGCCTCGGCCGGATCACCAGCCGCGAACCCACACTGGAGGACGCCTACGTGGCGATCGTGGAGGGAGCCGCCGCCCACGCCGCCGCCCACGACGCGACCGCCCACGAACGCGCCGCCCACGAAACCGCGGGCACCCACGAAACGCCGCTCCCGGAGACGGCCGCCGAAACGCCGCTCCCCGAGGTGGCCGCGTGATGCGCGCGGCGCGCAGGGCCCTGCGCCTCATCGCCGTCGGCGTCCGCACGCATGTCTCCTACATGTCGCGCTCCCCGCTGGAGATCACCTTCGCCGTCATCGTCCCGGTCGTCTACGCGACGCTGGCCGTCTATCTCTTCCGCGCCGCGGACCACCCCGAGCGGCTGCTCGAAGCGTCCGTCGGCGCGGGCCTGATGGGGATCTGGTCGTCGGTGCTGTTCGGCTCGGGAGGGGCGGTGCAGAACCAGCGCTGGCTCGGCACGCTGGAGACCCTGGTGGCCGCACCCGCGCCGCTCGGCCTGATCCTGCTGCCGATCACGCTGGCGACCGCGGTCGTCGGCACGTACGCGATGGGCGCGACACTGCTCTGGGGCACCGTGCTCTACGGGGTGCCGCTGACCTTCGCGCACCCGCTGCTCTTCCTCGTCGCGGTCCCGGTCTGCGTGCTGTCGCTCGGCATGATGGGGATGCTGCTGGCCTCGGCGTTCGTGCTGCTGCGCAACGCGAACGCGCTGGCGAACCCGCTCGACCACCCCGTCTGGATGCTCTCCGGGATGCTCGTGCCGATCACCGTCCTGCCCAGCTGGACCCGACCGCTGTCCTGGGCGCTGCCCACCACCTGGGGCGCCCGCGCCGTCCACGCCGCGACCGCCGGGGGCGAGGTCGTCACGCCGATGCTCACCGGTCTCGGCGTCGGCGCGCTCTGGCTGCTGCTGGCCCTGCTCGCCCTGACCCGCGTCGAACGCCGCGCCCGCGCGGCCGCCACCCTCGCCCTCACGTAAGGAGCCGACCATGCGTCACCTCACCCGCACCGCACGCCTCGTCGTGGTCGGCGGCACCATCTCCTACCGGGCGCTGTTCAACTGGACCTCGCCCGCGATGTTCACCGGCACCCTGCTCGCCGGGCCGCTGCTCCAGCTGGTCTTCTTCACCTTCCTGGGCCGTCAGCTCGGGGTCGCCGACGACCGGTTCTACATCCTCGGCAACGCGGTGCTGGCCTCGTCCACCGCCTGTGTGTACGGCGGCACGATGGCCGTCGCGAACGAGCGCCGCTACGGCACGCTCGGCGCGGTGCTGCTCAGCCCGCGCAGCAGGACCGCCCTGTGGACCGGCCGCGCGCTGCCCTACGTCGTCAACGGTCTGTTCGTCACCGCCTTCACCCTTGCGGCGGGTGCCCTGCTGCTGGGGCTGCGGATCCCGGCCGCCGCCCTGCCGGGGCTGGCCGCCGCGATCGGCGCGGCCGCCCTGTCGTGCTCGGCCTTCGGGATCACCCTGGGCGCGCTCGGGCTGCGGTTCCGCGACGTCTTCCTCGTGTCGAACGTCGCGAGCGCCGTCCTGCTCCTGCTCACCGGCGCGAACGTGCCGCGCGGGACGCTGCCCGGCTGGATGCGGACGGCCGGCGACCTGCTGCCGCTGACCCACGCGACCGGGGCCGCCCGCGCGCTCGCCGCCGGGGGCAGCTGGCGGGCCGCGCTGCCCGGG from the Streptomyces sp. RKAG293 genome contains:
- a CDS encoding methyltransferase, coding for MSTPPLSKAPPLPAPDHAEQLRDALRAAAFTADGCLDLLGATAYAALSRAETVPALRATRGGSPLESLVRLFLLQRPVTHERLRAALPVDVCLADGWLVRDGDELRATVDVRPYAGDGGEDWWIVSDLGCAVGGAGGIGTAPGVDRADLVLGVGGASTTLAGLTVRDPAGSALDLGTGSGVQALHASRHATRVTATDVNARALHFARLTLALSGAPEADLRQGSLFEPVGEDRFDLIVSNPPFVISPAGRFTYRDGGMRGDDLCRTLVQQSAAHLNDGGYCQLLANWQHTEGEDWRERLAGWVPRGCDAWIVQREVQDITQYAELWLRDGGDHRDDPERYAARYDAWLDEFEQRKVKGIGFGWITLRKSGSDRPAITAEEWPHPVEQPLGAHIKDWFVRQDFLRTHDDAALLEARFRLADEVVQEQVGLPGAEDPEHVVLRANRGMRRATKVDTVGAGFAGVCDGTLPAGRILDAIAQLLGEDPVILRDRTPESIRLLVEQGFLDPVDN
- a CDS encoding TM2 domain-containing protein, which encodes MATPTPDAPFGYDPQGRPLSDKSKITAGLLQLFLGTLGIGRFYTGHTGMALGQLFTLGGCGIWSFIDAIIFFTSKDRTDSNGRVLQG
- a CDS encoding DUF2752 domain-containing protein, whose product is MAETRLRPTAGRVRRLVSHPASVPLTLLAGAGYLWTTNPHEPGHLLPRCPFNWATGLLCPGCGATRMVYDLMHGDVPGAFHDNAALFVLAPVGLFLYGRWLAEGLRGRTYRPVIPGRYQAVLIAGALVWGVLRNIN
- a CDS encoding TM2 domain-containing protein, whose protein sequence is MSDQNPYGQPQDPQQQPGAAYGYPQYGQPQQPPQNPYGQPAGGQPGYGYPQQPGMQPGYAQPGAYTGDPAAPYGYDPYGRPYSDKSKVTAGLLSLFLGGFGVGRFYTGHIGMALGQLFTLGGCGIWSLIDGIILLTGNNNTDSQGRVLRG
- a CDS encoding winged helix-turn-helix domain-containing protein; protein product: MIRIELDEASLGRTRIAMSPLWDAFCSLHLAKPGREPSWPYRKWVGRARHVLASDDRTEPLRALLDGPLGFPDFMLPRPLGTSSVEAELDVLRATTGETVRLQIAEHFPDGLPELYRPYLDDPRRACGELADAYAAYWYAVLEPHWPVMRRLVEDEVLIRARTFATEGVDALFAGLEARARWNPPVLELTKHIEADYRAGERSLLLVPLVFAEGCRLYSTDDPGVMAVSFQARGAGALRDEPEERTDDRLGALLGRGRATVLRELAAPLTTAGLADRLGLAPSTVSEHLSVLAEADVVSRHRVGRSVYYQLTDTGRALLALLSGENVLQAVS
- a CDS encoding ABC transporter ATP-binding protein, yielding MLAIDAHELRRTYRSRTGWLRPRTTETEAVRGVTFQVRRGELFGLLGPNGAGKTTTIKMLNTLLLPTGGAARVLGHDVATDPVAVRRRIGYVFGGDRGLYERLSALDNLRYFAELYGVEPREQKRRIAELLDLTGLTGRERERVEGYSRGMRQRLHIARGLLHRPEVLFLDEPSIGVDPVAARELRRTVADLRAGGTTVLLTTHYMAEADELCDRIAVIAGGEIRALDTPERLKTRVQERAVTEIEAYGAAEEQLAGIRALPGVRGVAVEDRGHVQVLTVQAERDADLHGPVLGALDGVRLGRITSREPTLEDAYVAIVEGAAAHAAAHDATAHERAAHETAGTHETPLPETAAETPLPEVAA
- a CDS encoding ABC transporter permease gives rise to the protein MRAARRALRLIAVGVRTHVSYMSRSPLEITFAVIVPVVYATLAVYLFRAADHPERLLEASVGAGLMGIWSSVLFGSGGAVQNQRWLGTLETLVAAPAPLGLILLPITLATAVVGTYAMGATLLWGTVLYGVPLTFAHPLLFLVAVPVCVLSLGMMGMLLASAFVLLRNANALANPLDHPVWMLSGMLVPITVLPSWTRPLSWALPTTWGARAVHAATAGGEVVTPMLTGLGVGALWLLLALLALTRVERRARAAATLALT
- a CDS encoding ABC transporter permease, whose translation is MRHLTRTARLVVVGGTISYRALFNWTSPAMFTGTLLAGPLLQLVFFTFLGRQLGVADDRFYILGNAVLASSTACVYGGTMAVANERRYGTLGAVLLSPRSRTALWTGRALPYVVNGLFVTAFTLAAGALLLGLRIPAAALPGLAAAIGAAALSCSAFGITLGALGLRFRDVFLVSNVASAVLLLLTGANVPRGTLPGWMRTAGDLLPLTHATGAARALAAGGSWRAALPGIGAELAVAAGYTVLAVVLLRIFERGSRKRATLDVM